From Staphylococcus delphini, one genomic window encodes:
- a CDS encoding class I SAM-dependent methyltransferase produces the protein MIVERILPFAKSLIRSHTTSESVVIDATCGNGHDTKFLADLVPNGHVYGCDIQQEAIENTKRRVHDYSNVSLFHTGHEWITQYIRDEHLTQVHAAIFNLGYLPKGDKSIVTQSTTTLAAVQTIFDVLQPEGIIVLVVYPGHEEGAEESETLMKHLTAFDQQRAHVLKYEFINQQNRPPYVIALEKRA, from the coding sequence ATGATAGTCGAACGTATTTTACCTTTTGCCAAATCATTAATTCGTAGTCATACCACATCAGAAAGTGTCGTCATTGATGCAACGTGTGGCAATGGTCATGACACGAAATTTTTAGCAGACCTCGTCCCTAATGGTCACGTTTATGGCTGTGACATTCAACAAGAAGCAATAGAAAATACAAAGCGACGTGTTCACGATTACAGCAATGTTTCCCTTTTTCATACGGGGCACGAATGGATTACGCAATATATTAGAGACGAACATCTCACGCAGGTACATGCTGCCATTTTTAATTTAGGTTATTTACCGAAAGGCGACAAATCTATCGTCACACAATCAACGACTACTCTCGCTGCTGTACAGACGATTTTTGATGTATTACAACCTGAAGGCATTATCGTTTTAGTCGTTTATCCAGGCCATGAAGAAGGTGCGGAAGAAAGCGAGACTTTGATGAAGCATTTGACAGCGTTTGATCAACAACGCGCACATGTTTTGAAGTATGAGTTTATCAATCAACAAAACCGACCGCCGTATGTGATTGCACTTGAGAAAAGAGCTTAG
- a CDS encoding rhodanese-like domain-containing protein, translating to MKEISTNELKEIILSSEPVHIVDVREDEEVAMGMIPDAEHIPMNEIPDHVDDFKKDTTYYIVCAGGVRSAKVVAFLNDHGIDAVNVEGGMRAWGDEGLEFKRI from the coding sequence ATGAAAGAGATTAGTACAAATGAATTAAAAGAGATTATTTTAAGTTCAGAACCAGTCCATATTGTCGATGTACGCGAAGATGAAGAAGTAGCAATGGGGATGATTCCTGACGCAGAACATATTCCGATGAATGAGATTCCGGATCATGTGGATGATTTCAAAAAGGACACGACGTACTACATTGTGTGTGCTGGCGGTGTGAGAAGTGCGAAAGTGGTTGCGTTTTTGAATGATCATGGGATTGATGCGGTGAATGTTGAAGGTGGTATGCGTGCTTGGGGCGATGAAGGGTTAGAGTTTAAGCGTATTTAA
- a CDS encoding proline dehydrogenase family protein, whose protein sequence is MAIVKHFFIALSNNAFLNSAAKTIGPSLGANRVVAGNTIDDVIKTIKRLNEKNISVTVDNLGEFVNNERDAIEAKNNILKVMEAIHEHQLDAHMSVKLSQLGSEFDRALSYSNIHQIVAKAQEYDHMHINIDTEKYDSLFDITQTLDRLKPEFNNVGTVIQAYLFKADVLIDKYPDLRLRLVKGAYKESPYIAYQAKEEIDENYIRLIEKRLLTAKNFTSIATHDHHIINHVKEFVEKHNIDKSKFEFQMLYGFRSELAEEIANEGYNFTVYVPFGDDWFGYFMRRLAERPQNITLAFKEFVKPKALISVAGVTLGVLALRKILKRKH, encoded by the coding sequence ATGGCCATAGTCAAACACTTTTTTATCGCATTGTCTAATAATGCATTTTTAAATTCAGCAGCGAAAACTATTGGGCCTTCACTAGGGGCAAACAGAGTGGTCGCAGGGAATACAATTGATGATGTGATTAAAACGATTAAACGACTGAACGAGAAAAATATTTCAGTTACAGTAGATAATCTCGGTGAATTTGTGAATAACGAACGAGATGCTATTGAAGCGAAAAATAATATATTAAAAGTGATGGAAGCGATTCATGAACATCAATTAGACGCACACATGTCTGTCAAACTGAGTCAGCTCGGTAGTGAATTTGACCGTGCCCTTTCATATAGCAACATTCATCAAATCGTTGCTAAAGCACAAGAATACGATCATATGCATATCAATATCGACACAGAAAAATATGATAGCTTATTTGATATTACGCAAACATTAGACCGTTTGAAGCCTGAGTTCAACAATGTTGGTACGGTGATTCAAGCTTATTTATTTAAAGCAGACGTATTGATCGATAAATATCCAGACTTACGCTTACGACTCGTTAAAGGGGCTTACAAAGAATCACCATATATTGCATATCAAGCAAAAGAAGAAATCGATGAAAATTATATTCGCTTAATTGAAAAACGATTATTGACTGCGAAAAACTTTACGTCGATTGCAACACATGATCATCATATTATTAATCATGTGAAAGAATTTGTTGAAAAACATAATATCGATAAATCAAAATTTGAGTTCCAAATGCTTTATGGCTTTAGATCTGAACTCGCTGAAGAAATTGCAAATGAAGGTTACAATTTTACGGTTTATGTCCCATTTGGTGATGATTGGTTCGGTTATTTCATGCGTCGTTTAGCAGAAAGACCTCAAAATATCACATTGGCATTTAAAGAGTTTGTGAAACCAAAAGCGTTAATTTCTGTTGCAGGTGTCACATTAGGTGTACTTGCGTTACGTAAAATTTTGAAACGTAAACATTAA
- a CDS encoding alpha/beta fold hydrolase codes for MWKWETEGEAKGVIVIVHNMLEHTGRYAYVITHLKRNGYHVIMGDLPGQGQTSRMNKGQIQNFEAYQERVLEWVEIAEEYHLPIFMIGVGLGGLICLNLLEKVQLDIEGLILLSPLLAFQKQYKTRKNILASNIGDVSKGTKFDLGIEAELLTRNPEVQEETRNDPMMLKKVSYHWYKEVVRTMKDTADHLHQLTTKPMCVMYGTADQISDTEVTHQLLHTLDLDEVYFKAWPHLAHEIHNEPEREAVMRYILSFLNNRVYAAGYLVEDENSLK; via the coding sequence ATGTGGAAATGGGAAACTGAAGGTGAGGCTAAAGGGGTCATCGTCATTGTACACAATATGTTAGAACATACAGGACGTTATGCCTATGTGATTACACATTTAAAACGCAATGGCTACCATGTTATTATGGGTGATTTGCCAGGACAAGGCCAAACTTCACGTATGAACAAAGGGCAAATCCAAAACTTTGAAGCCTATCAAGAGCGTGTGTTGGAATGGGTTGAAATTGCTGAAGAATATCATTTGCCTATTTTTATGATTGGTGTCGGATTAGGTGGTTTAATTTGTTTAAACTTATTAGAAAAAGTGCAATTGGATATCGAAGGTTTAATTTTACTTTCGCCACTTCTCGCATTTCAAAAACAATATAAAACACGTAAAAATATTTTAGCATCCAACATTGGTGACGTTTCAAAAGGGACAAAGTTTGATTTAGGTATTGAAGCAGAACTACTAACACGCAATCCAGAAGTCCAAGAAGAAACGCGAAATGACCCGATGATGTTAAAAAAAGTGAGCTATCATTGGTATAAAGAAGTAGTACGTACTATGAAAGATACAGCTGATCATCTTCATCAACTAACGACGAAACCGATGTGTGTTATGTATGGAACAGCTGATCAAATTTCTGATACTGAAGTGACGCATCAATTATTGCACACATTGGATCTAGATGAAGTTTATTTTAAAGCGTGGCCTCATCTTGCACATGAAATTCATAATGAACCCGAACGTGAAGCCGTCATGCGTTATATTTTAAGCTTTTTAAACAATCGGGTGTATGCGGCAGGCTATTTAGTTGAAGATGAAAATAGTCTTAAATAA
- the leuS gene encoding leucine--tRNA ligase, with translation MVSYNHQEVEKKWQTYWLENKTFKTEDNIGQKKFYALDMFPYPSGAGLHVGHPEGYTATDILSRYKRMQGYNVLHPMGWDAFGLPAEQYALDTGNDPAEFTKRNIQTFKRQIQELGFSYDWDREVSTTDPEYYKWTQWIFIQLYKKGLAYIDEIPVNWCEALGTVLSNEEVVDGVSERGGYPVVRRPMKQWVLKITEYADRLLEDLDTLDWPESIKDMQRNWIGRSEGAKVNFKVENIDTPIEVFTTRPDTIYGATFLVLSPEHALVNRITTSQQYEKVKHYQDEAAKKSDLERTDLAKEKTGVFTGAYAIHPFTGEQVPIWIADYVLASYGTGAVMAVPAHDERDYEFATTFDLPIVTVIENDADTPYYIGDGAHVQSGELDGLNNEAAIAKAIELLEAKGLGEKKVNYKLRDWLFSRQRYWGEPIPIIHWEDGSMTTVPENELPLLLPKTDEIKPSGTGESPLANIDDFVNVVDPETGMKGRRETNTMPQWAGSCWYYLRYIDPKNDQMLADPEKLKHWLPVDLYIGGVEHAVLHLLYARFWHKVLYDLGVVPTSEPFQKLFNQGMILGEGNEKMSKSKGNVVNPDDIVRSHGADTLRLYEMFMGPLEASIAWSENGLDGSRRFLDRVWRLFVTEDGQLTDKVVEGDTAALQTVYHQTVKKVTEDFESLSFNTAISQLMVFINECYKADTISKAYAEGFVKMLAPIAPHIGEELWSILGHDTTITYQPWPSFDPSLLEEDVVEIVVQVNGKVRAKIEIPKDMSKADMEATALANDNIKAAIEGKDVKKVIAVPQKLVNIVAK, from the coding sequence ATTGTGAGTTACAATCATCAAGAAGTCGAAAAAAAGTGGCAAACGTATTGGTTAGAAAACAAGACGTTTAAAACAGAAGATAATATCGGGCAGAAGAAATTTTATGCGTTAGATATGTTCCCTTATCCATCAGGTGCAGGGTTACATGTGGGGCATCCAGAAGGTTATACAGCAACAGACATTTTGTCACGTTATAAGCGTATGCAAGGTTACAATGTGTTACATCCAATGGGTTGGGATGCGTTTGGCTTACCTGCTGAACAGTATGCCCTTGATACTGGAAATGACCCGGCGGAATTTACAAAACGTAACATTCAAACATTTAAACGTCAAATTCAAGAGCTCGGTTTTAGTTATGACTGGGATCGTGAAGTGAGTACGACAGACCCTGAATATTATAAATGGACACAATGGATTTTTATTCAACTTTATAAAAAAGGGTTAGCTTATATTGATGAAATTCCAGTGAACTGGTGTGAAGCGTTAGGTACTGTCCTATCTAATGAAGAAGTGGTCGATGGTGTATCAGAACGTGGGGGCTACCCAGTGGTTCGACGCCCGATGAAACAATGGGTATTGAAAATTACAGAATATGCAGATCGTTTACTTGAAGACTTAGATACACTTGATTGGCCCGAATCGATTAAAGACATGCAACGTAACTGGATTGGTCGTTCTGAAGGGGCGAAAGTGAACTTTAAAGTCGAAAATATCGATACACCGATTGAAGTATTTACCACACGTCCAGATACGATTTACGGCGCAACATTTTTAGTGTTAAGTCCTGAACATGCTTTAGTGAACCGAATTACGACATCGCAACAATATGAAAAAGTGAAACATTATCAAGACGAAGCAGCGAAAAAATCTGACTTAGAACGAACAGATCTGGCAAAAGAAAAAACAGGTGTCTTCACCGGGGCTTATGCGATTCATCCATTTACAGGTGAGCAAGTACCTATTTGGATTGCTGATTATGTGTTAGCCTCATATGGGACAGGGGCTGTGATGGCCGTTCCAGCACATGATGAAAGAGACTATGAATTTGCGACAACATTTGATTTACCAATTGTGACAGTCATTGAAAACGATGCAGACACACCTTATTACATAGGTGACGGTGCACATGTTCAGTCTGGTGAATTAGACGGTCTAAACAATGAAGCGGCGATTGCAAAAGCGATTGAACTACTAGAAGCAAAAGGTCTTGGAGAAAAGAAAGTGAATTATAAACTCCGTGACTGGTTATTTAGTCGTCAACGTTACTGGGGTGAACCGATTCCGATTATTCATTGGGAAGATGGCTCAATGACAACGGTACCGGAAAACGAATTACCATTATTACTGCCTAAAACAGATGAAATCAAGCCTTCAGGTACAGGTGAATCACCACTTGCGAATATTGATGATTTTGTGAATGTTGTTGATCCTGAAACAGGTATGAAAGGTCGCCGTGAAACGAATACAATGCCACAATGGGCGGGTAGCTGTTGGTATTACTTGCGTTATATCGATCCTAAAAATGATCAAATGTTAGCTGACCCCGAAAAGCTTAAACATTGGTTGCCAGTCGACCTTTATATCGGCGGTGTTGAACATGCTGTATTGCACTTATTATATGCACGTTTCTGGCATAAAGTGCTTTATGATTTAGGTGTTGTGCCTACATCTGAGCCTTTCCAAAAATTATTCAACCAAGGTATGATTTTAGGTGAAGGTAACGAAAAAATGAGTAAATCAAAAGGTAATGTGGTGAATCCAGACGATATCGTTCGTTCACACGGTGCAGACACTTTACGTTTATATGAAATGTTTATGGGACCATTAGAAGCTTCAATTGCATGGAGTGAAAATGGTTTAGATGGTTCACGTCGCTTCTTAGATCGTGTATGGCGTTTGTTTGTCACTGAAGACGGTCAACTTACGGATAAAGTGGTTGAAGGTGACACAGCAGCATTGCAAACGGTTTACCATCAAACAGTTAAAAAGGTCACTGAAGACTTCGAATCATTAAGCTTCAATACGGCGATTAGTCAATTGATGGTCTTTATTAATGAATGTTATAAAGCTGACACCATTTCTAAAGCCTATGCAGAAGGATTTGTGAAAATGTTAGCACCTATCGCCCCACATATCGGCGAGGAATTATGGTCTATTTTAGGACATGATACAACGATTACTTATCAACCATGGCCAAGTTTCGATCCATCGTTATTAGAAGAAGATGTGGTTGAAATCGTCGTTCAAGTGAATGGTAAAGTCCGTGCTAAAATCGAAATTCCAAAAGATATGAGTAAAGCGGATATGGAAGCGACAGCGTTAGCCAATGACAACATTAAAGCTGCCATTGAGGGTAAAGATGTTAAGAAAGTCATTGCAGTTCCACAAAAATTGGTGAATATTGTCGCGAAATAA
- a CDS encoding transcriptional regulator, SarA/Rot family gives MTEKNNYKVSDIMLLDQLQKEVEAIFEEIEGKYRLSKEEFLILLTLWDQGSMTLKEMDDYVKVKTYKRTRTYNNLVEMKWIVKERPTNDERTVIIHFNEDKEADKQDLIDFTCIEIEKRDAHLRTLLNDIVNGCDI, from the coding sequence ATGACTGAAAAAAATAATTATAAAGTGAGCGATATCATGCTCCTTGACCAACTGCAAAAAGAAGTTGAAGCCATTTTTGAAGAAATTGAGGGAAAATATCGTTTATCGAAAGAAGAGTTTTTGATTTTACTGACACTTTGGGATCAAGGTTCGATGACATTAAAAGAAATGGATGACTATGTGAAAGTTAAGACTTACAAGCGCACAAGAACTTACAACAATTTGGTAGAAATGAAATGGATTGTTAAAGAGCGTCCGACAAACGATGAAAGAACCGTTATTATTCATTTTAATGAGGATAAAGAAGCGGACAAACAAGACTTAATTGATTTTACATGTATAGAAATCGAAAAAAGAGATGCACATTTGAGAACATTATTAAATGACATTGTCAACGGCTGTGATATTTAA
- a CDS encoding TIGR01212 family radical SAM protein (This family includes YhcC from E. coli K-12, an uncharacterized radical SAM protein.) encodes MGTYFPYAFEKKRYHTLNYHLKNKFGQKIFKVALDGGFDCPNRDSTVAHGGCTFCSAAGSGDFAGNRADAIEVQFKEIKNKMHEKWHEGQYIAYFQAFTNTHAPVAVLREKFEAALKEPGVVGLSIGTRPDCLPDDVVDYLAELNERTYLWVELGLQTIHQETSDLINRAHDMDCYYEGVSKLRRHNINVCSHIINGLPGEDYDMMMETAKAVAQMDVQGIKIHLLHLLKGTPMMKQYDKGLLQFMTKKQYIQLVCDQLEQLPPEMIVHRITGDGPIDLMVGPMWSVNKREVLNEIDAELERRGTVQGASYNAQVRI; translated from the coding sequence ATGGGCACTTATTTCCCATATGCTTTTGAAAAGAAACGATATCACACTTTAAACTATCATCTAAAAAATAAATTTGGTCAAAAAATATTCAAAGTAGCTTTAGATGGTGGTTTTGATTGCCCTAATAGAGACAGTACGGTTGCGCACGGCGGTTGCACATTTTGTTCAGCAGCAGGGAGTGGTGACTTTGCAGGTAATCGTGCTGATGCGATTGAAGTACAATTTAAAGAGATTAAAAATAAAATGCACGAGAAATGGCATGAAGGTCAATACATTGCATATTTCCAAGCCTTTACCAATACACATGCGCCCGTTGCTGTATTACGAGAAAAATTTGAAGCTGCATTAAAAGAACCGGGTGTGGTTGGATTATCTATCGGGACTCGTCCAGATTGTTTACCAGATGACGTCGTGGACTACCTCGCCGAATTAAATGAACGTACGTATTTATGGGTGGAGTTAGGTTTACAGACCATTCATCAAGAAACATCTGACTTAATCAACCGCGCACATGATATGGATTGCTATTATGAAGGTGTCTCAAAATTACGTCGTCACAACATTAATGTATGTTCACATATTATTAATGGTTTACCTGGTGAAGACTATGACATGATGATGGAGACTGCAAAAGCGGTTGCTCAAATGGATGTCCAAGGCATTAAAATTCATTTATTACATCTATTAAAAGGTACACCCATGATGAAGCAATATGATAAAGGTTTGCTCCAATTTATGACAAAAAAACAGTACATCCAACTCGTTTGTGATCAACTCGAACAATTACCACCAGAAATGATCGTCCACCGTATTACCGGTGATGGCCCTATCGATTTAATGGTCGGTCCTATGTGGAGTGTCAATAAACGGGAAGTATTAAATGAAATTGACGCAGAACTTGAACGTCGTGGTACTGTTCAAGGCGCATCTTATAATGCTCAGGTGCGCATATGA
- a CDS encoding L-lactate dehydrogenase gives MKTKGNKVVLVGNGAVGASYAFTMMSQGVADELVIIDINKDKVLGDVLDLNHGAPYADSPVKVVAGEYSDCGDADLVVICAGAPQKVGETRLDLVEKNAKIYKDIVTSIMDSGFDGIFLIAANPVDILTYVTLKYSGLPKHKVIGSGTILDTARFRHLISEAFDVAPASIHGYIIGEHGDSEVPVWSGATIAGISIYDQLKNDPEKAHLIEDIYVNTRDAAYEIIKAKGATYYGVAMGLMHISKAILKNQNIVLTVSSYLEGEYGHEGVYTGVPTVINGDGASRVIETPLNDEEKEKFAKSVKILKDMQDSISHLF, from the coding sequence ATGAAGACAAAAGGTAATAAAGTGGTATTAGTAGGTAATGGTGCTGTGGGTGCAAGCTATGCCTTTACAATGATGAGTCAAGGTGTAGCAGATGAACTTGTTATTATCGATATCAATAAAGATAAAGTGCTTGGAGATGTATTAGATTTAAACCACGGTGCACCGTATGCAGATTCCCCAGTTAAAGTCGTAGCAGGTGAATATTCTGACTGCGGTGATGCAGATTTAGTCGTGATTTGTGCAGGCGCGCCTCAAAAAGTTGGTGAAACACGTTTAGACTTAGTAGAAAAAAATGCAAAAATTTATAAAGATATCGTGACATCAATTATGGACAGCGGCTTCGATGGTATTTTCTTAATCGCAGCGAACCCAGTAGATATTTTAACTTACGTCACTTTAAAATACTCAGGCTTACCAAAACACAAAGTTATCGGTTCAGGTACAATTTTAGATACAGCACGTTTCAGACATTTAATTAGTGAAGCGTTCGATGTAGCACCAGCTAGTATTCATGGTTATATTATCGGTGAACACGGTGACTCTGAAGTGCCAGTATGGTCAGGCGCAACAATTGCAGGAATTTCAATTTATGATCAATTGAAAAATGACCCTGAAAAAGCACATTTAATTGAAGATATTTATGTGAATACACGTGATGCAGCATATGAGATCATTAAAGCAAAAGGTGCAACTTACTACGGTGTGGCAATGGGATTAATGCATATTTCAAAAGCCATCTTAAAAAACCAAAACATCGTATTAACTGTGTCAAGTTACTTAGAAGGTGAATATGGTCATGAAGGTGTGTACACTGGTGTGCCAACAGTGATTAACGGCGACGGTGCTTCACGCGTCATTGAAACACCATTAAATGACGAAGAAAAAGAAAAATTCGCTAAATCTGTTAAAATTTTAAAAGATATGCAAGACTCTATTTCTCACCTTTTCTAA
- a CDS encoding NAD(P)/FAD-dependent oxidoreductase, translated as MYQTIVIGGGPSGLMAAISSSQNGQSVLLLEKKKGLGRKLKISGGGRCNVTNNLPYAEIIQHIPGNGKFLYSPFSIFDNQSIIDFFESRGVALKEEDHGRMFPVSNQSQDVLDALIRELKQNKVIVKEEQTVVGVKKVEADHFQVQLQNGDTYEAKTVIIATGGTSVPHTGSTGDGYRFAQSLGHHITELFPTEVPIKSNAPFIKNQSLKGLSLKNVGLSVLKKNGKKRITHQMDMLFTHFGISGPAALRCSQFIYQEQKSQKQQNIQMQIDAFPEINEEALKQKITQQLKSQPDKYIKNALKGLIEERYLTLMIESADIPFETTYHHISAQQLTTLAHQFKAFTFEVYGTLPLEKAFVTGGGVSIKEIVPTTMESKITPGLYLCGEVLDIHGYTGGYNITSALVTGYVAGYFAGFAE; from the coding sequence ATGTATCAAACAATTGTGATCGGTGGCGGGCCGAGTGGATTAATGGCTGCCATTTCATCAAGTCAAAACGGACAATCCGTACTCCTGTTAGAAAAAAAGAAAGGTTTAGGACGTAAATTAAAAATATCCGGCGGGGGACGTTGTAATGTGACCAACAACTTGCCCTATGCTGAAATTATTCAACACATCCCTGGAAATGGAAAGTTCTTATACAGTCCTTTTTCAATTTTCGATAACCAATCCATTATCGATTTTTTTGAATCGCGGGGTGTTGCATTAAAAGAGGAAGATCATGGTCGTATGTTCCCTGTATCAAATCAGTCACAAGATGTACTTGATGCATTGATTCGTGAATTGAAACAAAATAAAGTTATAGTCAAGGAAGAACAAACTGTCGTGGGTGTGAAAAAAGTGGAGGCAGACCATTTCCAAGTCCAACTCCAAAATGGTGATACGTATGAAGCAAAAACAGTCATCATTGCGACAGGTGGCACAAGTGTCCCCCATACTGGATCAACGGGTGATGGCTATCGCTTTGCACAATCATTAGGTCACCACATTACAGAACTGTTCCCTACAGAAGTGCCGATTAAATCAAACGCACCCTTTATTAAAAATCAGTCACTTAAAGGGTTGAGTTTAAAAAATGTCGGCTTGTCCGTTTTAAAGAAAAATGGCAAAAAACGTATTACCCATCAAATGGACATGCTGTTTACGCATTTCGGTATTAGTGGCCCTGCCGCACTGAGATGTAGTCAGTTTATTTATCAAGAGCAAAAAAGTCAGAAGCAACAAAACATTCAAATGCAAATTGATGCCTTTCCTGAAATCAATGAAGAAGCACTCAAACAAAAAATCACGCAACAGCTCAAATCACAACCCGATAAGTATATTAAAAATGCACTCAAAGGGTTGATTGAAGAACGCTACTTAACACTGATGATTGAAAGCGCCGATATTCCGTTTGAAACGACGTATCATCATATCAGCGCACAACAACTGACTACACTCGCACATCAATTCAAAGCATTTACTTTTGAAGTCTATGGCACATTACCGTTAGAAAAAGCTTTCGTAACCGGTGGCGGCGTTTCAATCAAAGAAATCGTACCCACGACTATGGAATCCAAAATCACACCTGGCCTATATTTATGTGGTGAAGTATTGGATATTCATGGATATACAGGCGGTTATAACATTACAAGCGCCCTTGTTACAGGGTACGTCGCAGGTTACTTCGCCGGCTTTGCAGAATAA
- a CDS encoding MDR family MFS transporter produces the protein MNMPKEIWWLVIGMAINITGASFLWPLNTIYMNEELGKSLSTAGLVLMVNSFGMIVGNLLGGTLFDKLGGYRTIMLGTIVSLCATILLNFFHGWPWYAIWLIMLGFGGGMIIPAIYAMAGALWPQGGRQTFNAIYLAQNIGVALGAALGGFVAELSFNYIFMANLAMYVIFFFIALFQFNMNYQATVKHQETLENVAHIQNKKHFTALILLCVMFALCWIAYVQWQTTIASFTQSIGISMSQYSLLWTVNGVLILVGQPLILPIIHLIKGQLKKQLYFGLVVFILSFFVTSFATSFSIFVVGMVIMTFAEMFVWPAVPTIANNLAPKGREGVYQGIVNSASTVGKAFGPLVGGILVDVFNMQIMFLSMIGLLVIAMVFLSIYDRKVDPKTLYR, from the coding sequence GTGAATATGCCTAAAGAAATATGGTGGCTCGTCATTGGGATGGCGATTAATATCACAGGTGCGAGTTTTTTATGGCCGTTGAATACGATTTATATGAATGAGGAACTCGGCAAATCATTAAGTACTGCTGGACTGGTACTGATGGTCAATTCATTTGGGATGATTGTAGGAAATTTACTTGGTGGGACATTGTTCGATAAACTTGGAGGCTATCGGACAATTATGTTAGGCACGATTGTGAGTTTGTGCGCTACCATTTTATTAAATTTCTTCCACGGTTGGCCTTGGTATGCGATTTGGCTCATTATGCTTGGTTTTGGCGGTGGGATGATTATCCCTGCGATTTATGCGATGGCTGGAGCATTATGGCCGCAAGGGGGAAGACAAACGTTTAATGCGATTTACTTAGCACAAAATATTGGTGTGGCATTAGGTGCAGCGCTAGGCGGTTTTGTCGCTGAACTGAGCTTTAATTACATTTTTATGGCGAACTTGGCAATGTACGTCATTTTCTTCTTTATCGCATTATTTCAATTTAACATGAACTATCAAGCGACGGTTAAACATCAAGAAACGTTGGAAAATGTGGCGCACATTCAAAACAAGAAACATTTCACAGCACTCATTTTATTATGTGTGATGTTTGCGCTATGTTGGATTGCTTATGTTCAATGGCAAACAACTATTGCTTCATTTACGCAAAGTATCGGTATTTCTATGAGTCAATATAGTTTGTTATGGACAGTGAACGGGGTGCTCATTTTAGTCGGGCAACCTTTAATATTACCGATTATTCACCTTATTAAAGGGCAACTGAAAAAGCAACTTTACTTTGGATTAGTTGTATTTATACTGTCATTTTTCGTGACAAGTTTTGCGACATCATTTTCAATCTTCGTTGTTGGGATGGTCATTATGACATTTGCAGAAATGTTCGTTTGGCCTGCTGTACCGACGATTGCTAATAATTTAGCGCCTAAAGGTAGGGAAGGGGTCTATCAAGGCATTGTGAATTCCGCATCAACAGTGGGGAAAGCTTTTGGTCCATTAGTGGGTGGGATACTCGTCGATGTTTTTAATATGCAAATCATGTTTTTATCAATGATAGGTTTACTCGTCATCGCTATGGTATTCCTTTCGATTTATGATAGAAAAGTGGATCCGAAAACGTTATATCGTTAA